Proteins encoded in a region of the Cytobacillus pseudoceanisediminis genome:
- the agaF gene encoding PTS galactosamine/N-acetylgalactosamine transporter subunit IIA, whose translation MNGLIVSGHGSFAAGLHSSVKLIAGEQPRIEYVDFLESESTSDLEVKMKAALANLKCCNGVLVLCDLVGGSPFKTAVSLTNDKQDTAVIGGANLAMVMETAIIKDNVSIDELKEIAITSGKEAIKCFQKSDRLKRDGAGI comes from the coding sequence ATGAACGGTTTAATTGTTTCAGGGCATGGTTCCTTTGCTGCAGGTCTTCACTCTTCAGTGAAGTTGATTGCAGGGGAACAGCCACGTATAGAGTATGTTGATTTCTTAGAATCAGAATCTACATCAGATCTTGAAGTAAAGATGAAAGCAGCATTGGCAAACTTAAAGTGCTGCAATGGGGTACTCGTTCTATGCGACCTTGTGGGAGGTTCGCCCTTTAAAACGGCTGTTTCTCTAACAAACGACAAACAGGATACTGCTGTTATTGGCGGAGCAAATCTGGCAATGGTTATGGAAACCGCCATTATCAAAGACAATGTCTCCATAGACGAACTAAAAGAAATAGCCATCACTTCAGGAAAAGAAGCGATAAAATGTTTCCAGAAATCTGATCGCCTCAAGAGAGATGGAGCAGGCATTTAA
- the agaW gene encoding PTS N-acetylgalactosamine transporter subunit IIC produces MDQEILLQALLIAIWAGIAGIDLFNGLLHIHRPIVTGVIVGLILGDLPTGVMTGAAIELVWAGMVPLAGAQPPNVVIGGIIGTAFAILTGQEPQVAIGVAVPFAVAVQACITLMFTAFSPVMHKADKYAEEANTKGIDRINYLGIATLFVFYFVVAFLPIYFGADAAKSVVESLPAWIIAGLGTAGGMMAAIGFAMLLKIMLKKQYIAYFIVGFILVTYLQMPIIAVALIGLAIAMYDFYKTSGGQGAAMRGRGAVASENAAIEPEISVQANNPEFYEDSSAEQLITKKDLNKMVWRSLLLQASFNYERMQAAGWLYSILPGLKKVHKNKHDLSESMKSHMEFFNTHPFLVNIIMGIVLAMEERKQNRNTIRAIRVAMMGPLGGIGDALFWLTLLPICVGIGASLGADGNPIGALVFLIIFNVVHFGLRFGLMRYGYNAGTNAISSLKENTKKVSHAASIVGLTVVGGLIASFVQLKANLVIHAGKAEIALQEDLLDKIMPNMLPLGYTLLMYYLLKRGLSPVILILITVVIGIIGKIPFPFGTIL; encoded by the coding sequence ATGGATCAGGAAATATTGCTTCAGGCATTGTTGATTGCCATTTGGGCAGGTATTGCCGGCATCGATTTGTTTAACGGTTTGTTACACATTCACCGCCCTATTGTAACTGGAGTCATTGTTGGGTTAATTCTAGGCGATTTGCCTACTGGTGTGATGACCGGGGCTGCAATTGAATTAGTATGGGCAGGAATGGTACCGCTTGCAGGAGCTCAGCCTCCAAACGTTGTAATCGGCGGAATAATTGGTACAGCATTTGCGATTTTAACTGGGCAGGAGCCTCAGGTTGCAATAGGAGTTGCCGTTCCATTTGCCGTTGCAGTCCAGGCTTGTATCACATTAATGTTTACGGCATTTTCACCTGTCATGCATAAAGCTGACAAATATGCCGAAGAAGCAAATACAAAAGGCATCGACAGGATTAATTACCTTGGAATAGCAACACTATTCGTTTTCTATTTTGTGGTTGCATTCCTTCCAATCTACTTTGGAGCTGATGCAGCCAAGAGTGTAGTCGAATCACTTCCTGCCTGGATCATTGCAGGTCTCGGTACAGCTGGCGGTATGATGGCAGCCATTGGGTTTGCCATGCTTTTAAAAATTATGCTTAAGAAACAGTATATTGCCTATTTTATAGTTGGATTCATCCTTGTTACTTATTTACAAATGCCGATTATTGCTGTCGCGCTAATCGGTCTGGCAATTGCTATGTATGACTTTTATAAAACATCTGGCGGCCAGGGAGCTGCTATGAGGGGGCGAGGGGCCGTGGCATCTGAAAATGCAGCGATTGAACCGGAAATTTCTGTTCAGGCAAACAATCCTGAGTTTTATGAAGATTCTTCAGCCGAACAGTTAATTACAAAAAAAGACCTCAACAAAATGGTCTGGCGCTCACTATTGCTTCAGGCATCTTTCAACTATGAAAGAATGCAGGCAGCAGGCTGGCTATACTCTATTCTTCCAGGACTAAAGAAGGTTCACAAAAATAAGCATGACCTTAGTGAATCAATGAAAAGCCATATGGAATTCTTTAATACCCATCCTTTTCTAGTAAACATCATTATGGGAATTGTCCTCGCAATGGAGGAGAGAAAACAAAACCGGAATACCATACGTGCTATCCGGGTTGCCATGATGGGTCCCCTGGGTGGTATCGGGGATGCCTTGTTTTGGTTAACACTTCTGCCTATTTGTGTTGGTATAGGTGCTTCGCTCGGAGCAGATGGCAATCCAATAGGTGCACTTGTGTTCCTTATTATATTCAATGTCGTCCATTTTGGACTGCGCTTCGGTCTTATGCGATATGGCTATAATGCTGGAACCAATGCCATCAGCTCATTAAAAGAAAACACCAAGAAAGTGTCTCATGCTGCCTCTATCGTTGGCTTGACAGTGGTAGGCGGGCTTATTGCCTCATTTGTGCAGTTAAAGGCAAATCTGGTCATTCATGCAGGCAAAGCTGAAATTGCCCTGCAGGAAGATTTGCTGGATAAGATCATGCCAAACATGCTGCCGTTAGGCTATACCTTATTAATGTATTACTTGCTAAAAAGAGGCTTGTCCCCTGTTATTTTAATTCTGATTACAGTTGTTATTGGCATTATTGGTAAGATACCATTCCCATTCGGCACCATTCTTTAA